tgtggTGACCgccgctctggatgtgactggaggaggacgtgtgtggTGACCgccgctctggatgtgactggaggaggacgtgtgtggTGACCgccgctctggatgtgactgaagGAGGACGTGTGTGGTGACCgccgctctggatgtgactggaggaggacgtgtgtggTGACCgccgctctggatgtgactggaggaggacgtgtgtggTGACCgccgctctggatgtgactggaggaggacgtgtgtggTGACCgccgctctggatgtgactggaggaggacgtgtgtggTGACCgccgctctggatgtgactggaggaggacgtgtgtggTGACCgccgctctggatgtgactggaggaggacgtgtgtggTGACCgccgctctggatgtgactggaggaggacgtgtgtggTGACCgccgctctggatgtgactggaggaggacgtgtgtggTGACCgccgctctggatgtgactggaggaggacgtgtgtggTGACCgccgctctggatgtgactggaggaggacgtgtgtggTGACCgccgctctggatgtgactggaggaggacgtgtgtggTGATCgccgctctggatgtgactggaggaggACGTGTGCGGTGACCgccgctctggatgtgactggaggaggacgtgtgtggTGACCgccgctctggatgtgactggaggaggacgtgtgtggTGACCgccgctctggatgtgactggaggaggacgtgtgtggTGACCgccgctctggatgtgactggaggaggacgtgtgtggTGACCgccgctctggatgtgactggaggaggacgtgtgtggTGACCgccgctctggatgtgactggaggaggacgtgtgtggTGACcgctgctctggatgtgactggaggaggacgtgtgtggTGACCgccgctctggatgtgactggaggaggACGCGTGTGGTGACCGCCGCTCTGGATGGGACTGGGTGTTTGCTTTGAGCCCTTATTGATGGTTAACATGAACCATTACTCCTGTGACCTCCAACGTTGCGAGATAACCGGGAAACCCCGTCCTGAGCCAAGAGAAAGAGGCAGTTGTGAGCCCAGCAGGACATGTGTAGGAGGGGCAGAGCGTGTGATTGTGTAGAGTGTGCGGCACATGTGTACATGCCTCAGATTACATACACGTGGACATGACACTCGCACTTCCCCGGCAGGATCCAGAATCACTCAGCGCGCCTCGGCGCCCATAACTCGGTGACCGCCATACAGAAAGCCTTTGCGGTGTGGTCCAGCGTGACTCCACTGACCTTCTCAGAAGTCCCGCACCAGAGCAAACAGTCTGCCGCCGACATCCTCATCCTCTTCGCTTCTGGGTTCCATGGTGACAGCTCGCCCTTCGATGGTCCCGGCGGCTTCCTGGCACATGCATACTTCCCTGGGCCGGGCATGGGCGGAGACGCTCATTTTGACTTAGAAGAACCTTGGACTGTGGATAACAGCGACCTGTCAGGTGAGGAGCGCCGGGCCGAGGGGCGTCTGCTGCGGGGAGGAGCGCCGGGCCGAGGGGCGTCTGCTGCGGGGAGGAGCGCCGGGCcgaggggtgggggctgcagaTGGGTAACGGCCCCTTCTCCGTCTTCAGGGAATCACCTCTTCCTCGTTGCCGTCCATGAGCTCGGACATTCCCTGGGTCTGGAGCATTCCAATAACCCCTCTGCCATCATGGCGCCGTTCTACCAGTGGATGGATACTGACAACTTCCAGCTGCCTGAGGACGACCGGCGAGGAATCCAGCAGCTCTATGGTAAGAACCCGCATGGTGTGCCAGCCCCTGGCTACCTCCCCTTCCCCTACTATTGCCCATATATTACCTCCTCCATTATTGTCCTTGTATCATATTACCTCCCCTCCCCCATTATTGCCCCTCTCTCACCCTATTGCCCTCTCCCGTGATCCTccaggctcctcttcctcctgtcaTCTCCCGGGGCCGCTGACCAGCACTGTCTCTTGTCTGTGCAGGAAGTCCAAGCAACGAGGCACCGAGCACCCCATTTCCAATTCCTACTCCAGGCCAACCTGACAGGAGACCCCCAAGGCCACCGCCAGGGGGCAAACCAGAGCGGCCTGGAAATGCTCCTCCTAGAAGCCCGACCGGTCCTGATCAGTACGGACCTAACATTTGTGATGGAAACTTTGATGCTGTGACTGTTCTTCGAGGAGAAATGTTTGTCTTCAAGGTAAGTGGATTCTGAGATCTAATACGGCCCCCTCCCCCAACGAGTGCTAACGTCACTATGACATCATCTGATTACCTTCCACAATTAGTGCTGACATCATTATGTCATCACCCGATTAACTTCCCCAACCAGTGCTGACGTCACTATGACATCACCTGATTACCTTCCCCCTAGCCAGTGCCGACGTTACTGGGATCACCTTCCCCCTAGCCAGTGCCGACGTCACTGGGATCACCTTCCCCCCTAGCCAGTGCCGACGTCACTGGGATCACCTTCCCCCCTAGCCAGTGCCGACGTCACTGGGATCACCTTCCCCCCTAGCCAGTGCCGACGTCACTGGGATCACCTTCCCCCCTAGCCAGTGCCGACGTCACTGGGATCACCTTCCCCCCCTAGCCAGTGCCGACGTCACTGGGATCACCTTCCCCCCCTAGCCAGTGCCGACGTCACTGGGATCACCTTCCCCCCCTAGCCAGTGCCGACGTCACTGGGATCACCTTCCCCCCCTAGCCAGTGCCGACATCACTGGGATCACCTTCCCCCCCTAGCCAGTGCCGACGTCACTGGGATCACCTTCCCCCCCTAGCCAGTGCCGACGTCACTGGGATCACCTTCCCCCCCTAGCCAGTGCCGACGTCACTGGGATCACCTTCCCCCCCTAGCCAGTGCCGACGTCACTGGGATCACCTTCCCCCCCTAGCCAGTGCCGACGTCACTGGGATCACCTTCCCCCCCTAGCCAGTGCCGACGTCACTGGGATCACCTTCCCCCCCTAGCCAGTGCCGACGTCACTGGGATCACCTTCCCCCCCTAGCCAGTGCCGACGTCACTGGGATCACCTTCCCCCCCTAGCCAGTGCCGACGTCACTGGGATCACCTTCCCCCCCTAGCCAGTGCCGACGTCACTGGGATCACCTTCCCCCCCTAGCCAGTGCCGACGTCACTGGGATCACCTTCCCCCCCTAGCCAGTGCCGACGTCACTGGGATCACCTTCCCCCCCTAGCCAGTGCCGACGTCACTGGGATCACCTTCCCCCCCTAGCCAGTGCCGACGTCACTGGGATCACCTTCCCCCCCCTAGCCAGTGCCGACGTCACTGGGATCACCTTCCCCCCCCTAGCCAGTGCCGACGTCACTGGGATCACCTTCCCCCCCCTAGCCAGTGCCGACGTCACTGGGATCACCTTCCCCCCCCTAGCCAGTGCCGACGTCACTgggatcacccccccccccccccagccagtgCCGACGTCACTGGgatcaccttccccccccccccccccccccccccccccccccttcctagcCAGTGCCGACGTCACTGGgatcaccttcccccccccccccccccttcctagcCAGTGCCGACGTCACTGGGAtcatcttctccccccccccccccccccttagccaGTGCCGACGTCGCTGggatcactccccccccccccccccccccccccccttccccatcccAGCCAGTGCTGACGTCACCAGCTCTTCTGTACTGTAGCAGGAGGCAGACTAGAGTTGCCCCCAAATTGTCAGTGTGTTCCACAGTACAGGATGACCCTTTCCCCGTAGTCCGCTGACTGTGTTGTGTTCCTGCGCAGGGCGTCTGGTTCTGGAGAGTGCGCCATAACCGAGTCTTGGATAACTACCCCATGCCTATCGGCCATTTCTGGAGAGGACTTCCGGCCAACATCAGCGCAGTCTACGAGAGACACGATGGCAAGTTTGTCTTCTTTAAAGGTGAGTGCTTGGTGCGGGGGGCGGGGACAATGCTGTGGGGGCGTGGCCATGTCATTATAAATATCTCATTGATTGGCAGGAGATAAATATTGGCTGTTCCGTGAGGCAAATCTAGAGTCCGGGTATCCGCAGCTAATTAGCAGCTTGGGGTACAACTTGCCCTACGACAGGATCGACACGGCCATCTGGTGGGAGCCCACGGGACACACCTACTTCTTCCGGGGAGACAGGTAACGCCTCATTGTCTAACCCTCCCCCACATGTGGATATAACTTTGGATATAAGAGGCCTCTAGAACAGGATGGCCAAACCTTCACGGggaggaaacagaacggggtacAATCTGGTAAATGGGGGGCGCTGCAGTCCAGGATGTTCACACAGCGTGACACTGGGGGCCGGGGGCGTGAAGACATACGAAAACAGGAAATGGACAAGAATAGATGAGAGGAAGTGCCCCCTGAGCCTGCAGGAAAAGTCTGTGTGTACGGCCACCATAAGTATGTGACCCCCACCTCACTAGAGGGCTCAGACGTGACCCTCCCCCCTCCTGCATATAACTGCATGGCTTTTGTTCCTCCCTAGTTATTGGCGTTATAATGAGGAGATGCGCTCTGTGGACGCCGGGTACCCCAAATCCATAAAGGTCTGGGCTGGAATCCCGGACACCCTGAGAGGAGCCTTCCTGAGCTCGGATACATGTGAGTATAAGAGAAGTCCTACAGTCAACCTCCCCTgacctggctgataacagggagcagtagAGGGTACCCATCTATCCTACAGTCCATCCAACACTGATGATCAGATACATTTTTGTTGGGTTCATGTATTTTATCATGTCGGAGGATCAGCCAATCAGGTGGCGCTGTGGGGGATGAGTCCTGGGTCCACCATCAATTGATGTTATGGGGAGAGGGGTCCTGGGTCGGCCATTGATTGTCCCCACTGGTTCCACAGTCGAATGTGTGGGTCCCGGATGACTCTGCAGGAGGGGTCCTGGGTCTGCCCATGGTGACTGGTCTGGAAGGGGTCCCAGGTCTGCAGTGGGAAGTCAGGGTCTTGGGTCTACTTTAAGTGACACTGTTGGGGAGGGGTAATTGGTGACTCTACCGGGAAGTGGTCCAGGGTCTGTTGTTGGGTGACACTATCAGGAGCAATCATGGGTCTGCCATCGGGGGGGTGGTCTTGAGTCCCAGGACTGCCATTGAGTCACCCCACCACTTGTGAGGGGTCCTGGGTCTACTGCCAGATGATTCCGTCCGCGGAGAGGTCCTGGGTCTGCTGTTGGCTGACCATGCCGGGGAAGGGTTATCTGTCCACAGTCTGGCATTGCCTCTGGGAAGGGGTCCCAGCCGGGTCTGATGCCGGGTGATGCTGGGCAGGGGTCTGCCGCCGGGTGATGCTGGGCAGGGGTCTGCCGCCGGGTGATGTCCCTTTCTTGTCCCGGCAGCATACACCTACTTCTACAAAGGAACCAAGTACTGGAAGTTTGACAACCAGCGTCTGAAGACTGAGCCCGGGTACCCGAAGTCCATACTGCGCGACTTCATGGGCTGCACGGAAGACGTGTCCAGAGAGCCAGACGTTGCCCCCCGATGGCCAGATGTGGAGCGGCCGCCATTTAACCCTGATGCTGAGCCTGATGAGGAGGAGAACAAGGACGAGGAGAGTGACAGCAAAGGCGACGCTGGCCGCGATGTGGATGTGGTTGTCCATATTGATGAGTACACGCGGGCAGTCAGTGTTGCCATGGTGATTGTGCCTCTACTGCTGCTGCTATGCATCCTGGGATTGATCTATGTTATTGTTCAGATGCACAGGAAAGGGCCCCCAAAGTCCCTCCGATACTGCAAGCGCTCCCTGCAGGAATGGGTGTGACGGTCCACTGCTTCCCTCCCCTCTAGGAATGGGTGCGACTGCCCAGTGACCACTTGTCCGCCACTTCTCTCCTTCCCCAGGAACAGGTGAGACCGCCCAGTGACTACTCATCCATTGCTTCTCTCCCTGCCAAGAATGGGTGTGGCTGTCCACTGCTACATCACCCTCCCGAAATGGGTGTGACCACTCCCTGCCCACCCCGCCCCCCTCCGGCCTACTTGGTTTCTGTATATTTTAATTAAATCTTTTTGTGGTGCTAACATGGCAGCGGACCCCCCCAACGTCTGAACAGTCGGCAGTGGAGGGGTTGTCTGCCGCCCCCTGCAGATGTGCTGGGGTATAACTCTGGACAGTGCCACCATGTGCCTGCTGTGAGAATTGCACTTGTGATTTGCACCCTGTAGCTGTTGGTACTTTGTATTGCACGTGACCCCAATCCTTCTAATGAATGTCTGCCGTGAGCGCGGTGAGGGCGCTGCCGCCATCGAAAACTTTAATTTGCACTGAACAAGTCCTAAGATggacactagatagaaccaaggAGCAGACTCCCCTCCCCCGTTCACTAGAGATGGGGTGGAGTAGTCTGCGTCCTGAAGGCTTTAAGAAGGGAAGTTCAATAGGGGCTGAGCCCAAACGATCAGCGGCGCCTGAATGtttgtttttattaaagttttttaaaCATGAAATTGTAAGATTATCTGTCACGGCGGTGAGTAAGAGCACCGGGGAGTCCCTACAGCGGACTGATGGGTACCTCTCGCACTCTTACCCAAGGACAGTATAGGGGCTTCATTACAATGGACTGATGGGTAAGAGTGTCAGAGGACTCACTATAGTGGACTGATGGGTAAGAGTGCCAGAGGATTCACTATAGTGGACTGATGGGTAAGAGTGCCCGAGAACTCACTATAGTGGTCTGATGGGTAAGAGTGCCCGAGAACTCACTATAGTGGTCTGATGGGTAAGAGTGCCAGAGGATACACTATAGTGGACTGATGGGTAAGAGTGCCAGAGGACTCACTATAGTGGACTGATGGGTAAGAGTGCCCGAGAACTCACTATAGTGGTCTGATGGGTAAGAGTGCCAGAGGATACACTATAGTGGACTGATGGGTAAGAGTGCCAGAGGACTCACTATAGTGGACTGATGGGTAAGAGTGCTAGAGGTGTTAGTGCAGCAAAATGCTGGGTAAGGGCACCAGTCTATTTTTAaggaaaggtggggggggggggggggtatta
The Eleutherodactylus coqui strain aEleCoq1 chromosome 11, aEleCoq1.hap1, whole genome shotgun sequence genome window above contains:
- the MMP15 gene encoding matrix metalloproteinase-15, with the protein product MADGEGARRGRARRAPGLLLGWSLVLLSCQGCAAAGEDEARAEAWLRLYGYLPPPSRQMSTLRSAQILSTAVSEMQQFYGIPVTGELDPTTREWMQRPRCGVPDQFGSRAKSSMRRRRYAHTGRKWNQQKLTYRIQNHSARLGAHNSVTAIQKAFAVWSSVTPLTFSEVPHQSKQSAADILILFASGFHGDSSPFDGPGGFLAHAYFPGPGMGGDAHFDLEEPWTVDNSDLSGNHLFLVAVHELGHSLGLEHSNNPSAIMAPFYQWMDTDNFQLPEDDRRGIQQLYGSPSNEAPSTPFPIPTPGQPDRRPPRPPPGGKPERPGNAPPRSPTGPDQYGPNICDGNFDAVTVLRGEMFVFKGVWFWRVRHNRVLDNYPMPIGHFWRGLPANISAVYERHDGKFVFFKGDKYWLFREANLESGYPQLISSLGYNLPYDRIDTAIWWEPTGHTYFFRGDSYWRYNEEMRSVDAGYPKSIKVWAGIPDTLRGAFLSSDTSYTYFYKGTKYWKFDNQRLKTEPGYPKSILRDFMGCTEDVSREPDVAPRWPDVERPPFNPDAEPDEEENKDEESDSKGDAGRDVDVVVHIDEYTRAVSVAMVIVPLLLLLCILGLIYVIVQMHRKGPPKSLRYCKRSLQEWV